From one Amphiura filiformis chromosome 13, Afil_fr2py, whole genome shotgun sequence genomic stretch:
- the LOC140167250 gene encoding toll-like receptor 2: MSHLTFLNLAGNKLGNLNTLKRLYGLQTLIVSDNALTTLPTFLIKAPYNLQHVELGDNPFSCTCSIIPLQDWILADTKTYIDSRPPYLCKSPAIKENLGITEFSLDCSLHLENYLVPSLSCLLIICIIVPIIYKYRWHIHYKLWILFYQRRYQGYVDNDNDDDIINEEEEHNVDAPYEAPIMRRRYHAYVAYHRDNEAWVNDQLIANIEDGPEQFRLCLKERGDIPAGHYILNAICHGIKQSRKTIAVLSENFMDDGWCHYQLHFARMRMVMDNVDVLILVQIGEIADHKKTLLLRQLLCYKEVLKWPEDPNGQQLFWNQLKMKLRKPARVGRRFQEI; the protein is encoded by the coding sequence ATGTCCCATCTAACCTTTCTTAATCTGGCTGGAAACAAACTTGGTAATTTGAATACTTTGAAACGTCTCTATGGTCTGCAAACACTTATTGTATCTGATAATGCATTGACTACACTACCTACCTTTCTGATAAAAGCACCATATAACTTACAACACGTTGAATTGGGAGATAACCCATTTTCTTGCACATGCAGTATAATACCTCTACAAGATTGGATACTGGCAGATACAAAAACATATATAGATTCACGACCTCCATACCTGTGCAAATCTCCTGCAATCAAAGAGAATCTTGGTATCACAGAATTTAGTTTAGATTGTAGTCTGCATCTTGAAAACTACCTTGTCCCCAGCTTGTCATGCCTGCTCATAATTTGTATAATAGTGCCTATCATTTACAAATATCGGTGGCACATACATTATAAattatggattttattttatcAGAGAAGGTATCAGGGATATGTAgacaatgacaatgatgatgatattataaATGAGGAGGAGGAGCATAATGTTGATGCCCCATATGAAGCGCCGATTATGAGGCGCAGATATCATGCTTATGTTGCCTACCACAGAGACAATGAAGCATGGGTAAATGATCAACTCATTGCAAACATTGAAGATGGGCCAGAACAGTTTCGGCTTTGTCTTAAAGAAAGAGGTGACATTCCAGCAGGGCATTATATTCTCAATGCCATATGTCATGGTATCAAGCAAAGTCGCAAAACTATTGCAGTTTTATCCGAGAATTTCATGGATGATGGATGGTGTCattatcagctacattttgcacgAATGCGAATGGTAATGGACAATGTTGATGTACTCATTTTGGTACAGATTGGGGAAATTGCTGATCATAAAAAGACGTTATTGCTTCGTCAGTTATTATGTTACAAGGAAGTGTTGAAGTGGCCTGAAGATCCCAATGGACAACAGTTATTCTGGAATCAGTTGAAGATGAAACTACGTAAACCAGCAAGAGTTGGTCGtagatttcaagaaatttga
- the LOC140167591 gene encoding uncharacterized protein produces the protein MVYSLIWILVVLGFIVGSSIDFIYPKGLPCKVYNSTELDCSNRELTSIPPLKYSNVKGLDLSHNQLEAVNGKSFVHLTLLQKLDLSYNKILNISTDTFRGLNKLETLDLSYQSHLTFHGTPFYSTTSLKKLHIADSGLSSLPPSVFSGLHELQELDISENGIRLFPNSVFQGLTNLTRLDASSCWIEPLSAALFKDLISLEYLDISYDHIVRVPETLFVNLTSLKHLDISFNAIPNLPETLFANLANLTYLDISHNNLSSAPCKALAGLGMVSTLHMTGNHFDYVTCSIENMTSLEKLNISYNYNKHILYYTEYWDIIKWSELITRLPATLSALNLDVYGNTVFQPVMPGSLNSTVSLLTICDSSNYGYLSVEDDAFSMFLYLQHLSIHSCIYLRMKYTDLYEYSFRGLLQLKSLDLSNAGLRAFPYETLEVLAGSLEYLDLSNNNIQEMYPFWQNKDLGLNSVDISRNPIYYMDLEILGNK, from the exons ATGGTATACTCTCTGATCTGGATTCTTGTGGTTCTTGGTTTTATTGTGGGATCATCTATTGATTTCATCTACCCAAAGGGCTTGCCATGTAAGGTATATAACAGCACTGAGTTAGACTGTAGCAATAGGGAACTAACAAGTATTCCACCTCTGAAATATAGCAATGTTAAGGGTTTAGATCTGAGTCATAATCAACTTGAAGCTGTCAATGGAAAGAGTTTCGTTCATCTCACTTTACTTCAGAAATTAGATCTGAGCTACAACAAGATACTCAATATCAGTACTGATACATTTAGAGGATTGAACAAGTTGGAAACTCTAGATCTAAGCTATCAAAGCCATCTTACATTTCACGGAACCCCATTTTACTCTACTACATCATTAAAGAAGTTACATATTGCAGATAGTGGTTTGTCCAGTCTACCACCATCGGTATTTAGTGGATTACATGAGTTGCAAGAGCTTGATATATCAGAAAATGGTATTCGCCTATTCCCTAATTCTGTATTTCAAGGTTTGACTAATCTGACTCGCTTGGATGCAAGCTCTTGTTGGATTGAACCACTATCAGCTGCTCTGTTTAAAGACCTTATTAGTCTAGAATATTTAGATATATCTTATGATCATATAGTAAGAGTACCAGAGACATTGTTTGTAAATCTCACCAGTCTGAAACATTTAGATATATCATTCAATGCCATTCCAAACCTACCAGAGACATTGTTTGCGAATCTTGCCAATCTAACATATTTAGACATTTCTCATAATAATCTATCCTCTGCTCCATGTAAAGCATTGGCTGGACTTGGAATGGTATCAACACTACATATGACTGGGAATCATTTTGACTATGTAACTTGTTCTATTGAGAATATGACCAGTCTCGAGAAGTTAAACAtatcatataattataataaacatattttgtattATACGGAATATTGGGATATAATCAAATGGTCAGAACTAATCACAAGGTTACCCGCTACACTCTCGGCTCTGAACCTGGACGTATATGGTAACACTGTATTTCAACCTGTGATGCCTGGATCATTAAATTCAACTGTGTCATTGTTGACAATTTGCGACTCCAGTAATTACGGTTATCTGTCAGTTGAAGATGATGCATTTAGTATGTTTTTGTACCTGCAACATTTGAGTATACACTCATGCATTTATCTTAGAATGAAATATACAGATCTGTACGAATATTCCTTTCGAGGCCTACTGCAACTTAAGTCATTAGACCTTAGTAATGCTGGTCTAAGAGCATTTCCTTATGAGACCTTAGAAGTGCTTGCAGGCTCACTGGAATACTTGGATTTGAGCAATAATAACATACAGGAAATGTATCCATTTTGGCAGAACAAGGACTTAGGATTGAATTCCGTAGATATCTCTAGGAATCCAATTTACTATATGGATCTTGAAATACTTGGCAAT AAATGA